In Antedon mediterranea chromosome 10, ecAntMedi1.1, whole genome shotgun sequence, one genomic interval encodes:
- the LOC140061212 gene encoding uncharacterized protein, which produces MKDLGEISYFLGIDFKQEADKITMNQTRYTLKVLEKFNMSNCKTRSTPCEVQTGICPNNEKVQLDRYRQIVGSLIYLATCTRPDIIWVVSKLSRSLADPKLEDLTTAKHVLRYLKGTVNHKLVYRKSDSMKLTSYCDSDWASSDDRKSTTGYIFSLNECSAPIYWKTRRPPTVALSTCESEYMGLGAATQEALYLLQLLNDICPNEFKCAHISCDNQGAMH; this is translated from the coding sequence atgaAAGACCTTGGGGAAATCAGCTATTTCCTTGGAATTGATTTCAAACAAGAAGCCGATAAGATAACTATGAACCAAACACGATATACACTGAAAGTACTTGAAAAATTTAATATGTCTAACTGTAAGACAAGGTCAACCCCCTGTGAAGTACAGACCGGCATCTGTCCAAATAATGAGAAAGTACAATTAGACAGATACAGGCAAATAGTTGGAAGTTTAATTTATCTAGCTACATGTACAAGACCAGATATCATATGGGTTGTCAGTAAACTCTCCAGAAGTTTAGCTGACCCCAAGTTAGAGGATTTAACCACAGCAAAACATGTATTAAGATACCTAAAAGGCACTGTAAATCATAAATTAGTTTACAGAAAATCTGATTCAATGAAATTAACCTCGTATTGTGATTCTGATTGGGCTAGTTCGGATGATAGGAAGAGTACCACTGGGTATATCTTTAGTTTGAATGAATGTAGTGCTCCAATATATTGGAAAACCAGAAGACCGCCTACTGTGGCACTGTCCACCTGTGAGTCTGAATATATGGGTCTTGGGGCTGCAACACAGGAGGCCCTTTACCTACTGCAGTTGTTAAATGATATCTGTCCCAATGAGTTTAAATGTGCTCATATTTCATGTGATAACCAAGGTGCTATGCATTAA
- the LOC140061061 gene encoding uncharacterized protein encodes MFVIVKRTADSRRQNRLFYKEFRTHHGDTDGAKMMLFFDKKVQDFNENHNDECVKLETTGDGQTIIVICTPLMKRVHSMWKISKEMVFVDSSGNMDCQNCRVFLLLRHSPASALPLGVLIR; translated from the exons ATGTTTGTCATAGTAAAGAGGACAGCTGACAGTCGTCGTCAAAACAG GTTATTTTACAAGGAATTCAGGACACACCATGGAGACACCGATGGAGCAAAAATGATGCTATTCTTTGACAAAAAGGTTCAAGATTTTAATGAGAACCACAATGATGAATGCGTAAAACTAGAGACAACCGGTGATGGCCAGACCATCATTGTTATTTGCACACCCCTTATGAAGCGAGTGCACTCTATGTGGAAAATCAGTAAAGAGATGGTTTTTGTGGACTCCTCTGGCAACATGGATTGCCAGAACTGCAGAGTCTTTTTATTGCTGAGACATAGCCCTGCTAGTGCTCTTCCACTTGGTGTTTTAATAAGATAA
- the LOC140061213 gene encoding uncharacterized protein: MKVILEGWPKHFSDTPDSIKPLYSLGSHFSTDDGIITFDDKIYIPTVMRSEILQRIHDGHQGVTKCRERAKSCVWWNDLSKDIANFVEKCSHCQLYKRTQKKEPLITTPLPDRPWQRIATDLCEFQNNHYLIISDYFSRYIEITNLKKNTTSMRVVEAIKTVCARWGIPETVISDNGPQFTSRQLKLFAVQTAKTMLRQTDPTLALMIYRSTPIEVTGYSPAQLIMGRQPKTTLPIHVKKLQPEWPNINKLKEKDRETKKRYEHFYNKRYGAKSLPELKPGDVVRVKTCHDKIWSSPVNVASETDQPRSNIVQTASGQLRKNRQNLQQNTGHTDCHLEQYQNRIPETNNNTTTDVASPQPKKSYTTRTGRRVKSVNKLDL; encoded by the coding sequence ATGAAAGTCATATTGGAAGGATGGCCAAAGCATTTCAGCGACACTCCtgatagcataaaaccattgtATAGTTTAGGAAGTCACTTCTCTACTGATGATGGAATTATAACCTTTGATGATAAGATATACATCCCCACTGTTATGAGAAGCGAAATCTTACAGAGAATTCATGACGGACACCAAGGTGTTACAAAATGTAGAGAGCGGGCAAAATCATGTGTTTGGTGGAATGACCTCAGCAAGGACATAGCTAACTTTGTTGAAAAATGTAGTCACTGTCAACTCTACAAGAGAACACAGAAGAAAGAGCCATTAATAACAACACCACTACCGGACCGACCCTGGCAACGAATAGCTACCGACCTATGTGAGTTTCAAAACAACCACTACCTTATAATATCCGATTACTTTTCAAGATATATTGAAATCACAaaccttaaaaaaaacacaacaagCATGAGAGTAGTAGAAGCGATTAAAACTGTTTGCGCTAGATGGGGAATCCCTGAAACGGTCATCTCCGACAACGGACCCCAGTTCACTTCACGTCAATTGAAACTATTTGCAGTCCAAACAGCGAAAACTATGCTAAGACAAACAGACCCAACGTTGGCACTTATGATATATCGATCAACGCCCATTGAAGTAACAGGCTATAGCCCTGCACAACTGATAATGGGACGCCAGCCGAAAACTACACTACCAATACATGTAAAGAAGCTTCAACCAGAATGGCCtaacataaacaaattaaaggaAAAAGATAGAGAAACAAAGAAACGTTACGAGCACTTTTACAACAAACGATACGGTGCCAAATCACTACCAGAATTGAAACCAGGTGACGTTGTACGTGTTAAGACATGCCACGATAAAATTTGGTCGAGTCCAGTAAATGTTGCAAGTGAAACAGATCAGCCAAGATCCAACATTGTCCAGACCGCAAGCGGACAACTAAGGAAAAATCGTCAAAACTTACAGCAAAACACAGGTCACACTGATTGCCACCTAGAACAATATCAAAACCGTATTCCAGAAACCAACAACAATACTACAACCGACGTAGCATCACCACAACCAAAAAAGAGCTACACAACTCGCACTGGACGACGAGTGAAGTCAGTCAATAAACTTGACTTGTGA